A section of the Bradyrhizobium oligotrophicum S58 genome encodes:
- a CDS encoding glycosyltransferase family 2 protein, producing MNEAIRPAPPVPLQTADIPIVSVVVPTFNERDNVTTLYRRLEAAFKDVPWEVVFVDDNSPDGTWQVVRELSRNDSRVRCIRRIGRRGLSGACIEGILAASAPFAAVIDADLQHDETQLPKMLSLLQSGAAELVVGSRYIEGGSAASFDTKRAGASAFATEIARRALKVEVNDPMSGFFMIRRDRFEQIAPKLSTQGFKILLDIIASAEGGLRTVEVPYTFGSRLHGESKLDSMVALDFLGLVLAKMTNDVVSLRFLMFAMVGGIGLFVHLATLFLGLNLFDMPFAEAQALGAFIAMTSNFILNNFLTYRDQRLKGFAILRGLLAFYLVCSVGLLANVGVAFSVYDQEPIWWLAGAAGALMGVVWNYAISGLFVWRKR from the coding sequence ATGAACGAAGCCATCCGACCGGCCCCGCCAGTGCCCCTGCAAACCGCTGATATTCCGATCGTTTCGGTCGTCGTCCCGACCTTCAACGAGCGCGACAATGTCACCACGCTGTACCGGCGGCTGGAGGCGGCGTTCAAGGACGTGCCGTGGGAGGTCGTGTTCGTCGACGACAATTCCCCGGATGGGACCTGGCAGGTGGTGCGCGAATTGTCGCGCAACGACAGCCGCGTCCGTTGCATCCGTCGCATCGGCCGCCGCGGCCTGTCCGGCGCCTGTATCGAGGGCATCCTGGCCGCCAGCGCACCGTTTGCGGCCGTGATCGACGCCGACCTGCAGCATGACGAGACCCAGCTGCCGAAGATGCTGTCGCTGCTGCAGAGCGGGGCTGCCGAACTCGTCGTCGGCAGCCGCTACATCGAGGGCGGCAGCGCCGCGAGCTTCGACACCAAGCGTGCGGGAGCGAGCGCCTTCGCCACCGAGATCGCGCGCCGCGCGCTCAAGGTCGAGGTCAACGACCCCATGAGCGGCTTCTTCATGATCCGCCGCGACCGCTTCGAACAGATCGCGCCAAAACTGTCGACGCAGGGATTCAAGATCCTGCTCGACATCATCGCCAGCGCCGAGGGCGGGCTGCGCACGGTCGAGGTGCCCTACACGTTCGGCTCGCGCCTGCATGGCGAGAGCAAGCTCGACTCGATGGTGGCGCTCGATTTCCTCGGCCTCGTGCTGGCCAAGATGACCAACGACGTGGTGTCGCTGCGCTTCCTGATGTTTGCGATGGTCGGTGGCATCGGCCTGTTCGTGCATCTGGCCACGCTCTTTCTCGGTCTCAATCTGTTCGACATGCCGTTCGCGGAAGCGCAGGCGCTCGGCGCCTTCATCGCGATGACCTCGAACTTCATCCTCAACAACTTCCTCACCTATCGCGACCAGCGGCTGAAGGGCTTTGCCATTCTGCGCGGCCTGCTCGCGTTCTATCTGGTCTGCTCGGTCGGCCTCCTCGCCAATGTCGGTGTCGCCTTCTCGGTCTACGATCAGGAGCCGATCTGGTGGCTGGCGGGCGCCGCCGGCGCGCTGATGGGCGTGGTCTGGAACTACGCGATCTCCGGATTGTTCGTCTGGCGCAAGCGATGA
- a CDS encoding DUF72 domain-containing protein, whose protein sequence is MSKAPARASQSKSHIYIGIGGWTFAPWRGVFYPDKLPQSKELEYAASKLTSIEINGTYYGSQKPESFRKWAREVPDGFIFSLKGPRFATNRRVLAEAGDSVKRFYDTGVLELGDRLGPVLWQFAPTKKFDEADFGKFLELLPREIDGRKLRHVVEVRHDSFCVPGFVALLREFATPVVYAEHGKYPAIADVAADFVYARLQKGNDELATCYPPKQLDAWAKRLQLWAGGGEPDDLPRVDDKAPKKTPRDVFAYVIHEGKVRAPAGAMELIERVS, encoded by the coding sequence GTGAGCAAAGCTCCTGCACGCGCTTCGCAATCCAAGAGCCACATCTACATCGGCATCGGCGGCTGGACCTTCGCGCCGTGGCGCGGCGTGTTCTATCCGGACAAGCTGCCGCAGTCGAAGGAGCTCGAATACGCGGCCTCCAAGCTGACCTCGATCGAGATCAACGGCACCTATTACGGCTCGCAGAAACCGGAAAGCTTCCGCAAATGGGCGCGCGAGGTGCCCGACGGCTTCATCTTCTCGCTGAAAGGGCCGCGCTTCGCGACCAACCGCCGCGTGCTCGCCGAGGCGGGCGATTCCGTGAAGCGCTTCTACGACACCGGCGTGCTCGAGCTCGGCGACCGGCTCGGACCGGTGCTGTGGCAGTTCGCGCCGACCAAAAAATTCGACGAGGCCGATTTCGGCAAGTTCCTCGAACTCCTGCCGCGCGAGATCGACGGCCGCAAGCTGCGCCACGTCGTCGAGGTCAGGCACGACAGTTTCTGCGTGCCCGGCTTCGTCGCGCTGCTGCGCGAGTTCGCGACGCCGGTGGTGTACGCCGAGCACGGCAAATATCCGGCGATTGCCGACGTCGCCGCCGACTTCGTCTATGCCCGACTGCAGAAGGGCAATGACGAGCTTGCGACCTGCTATCCGCCGAAGCAGCTCGATGCCTGGGCGAAGCGGCTGCAGCTCTGGGCCGGCGGTGGCGAGCCGGACGATCTGCCCCGGGTCGACGACAAGGCGCCCAAGAAGACGCCGCGCGACGTGTTCGCCTATGTCATCCACGAGGGCAAGGTGCGCGCGCCTGCCGGTGCGATGGAATTGATCGAGCGGGTGAGCTGA